In a genomic window of Danaus plexippus unplaced genomic scaffold, MEX_DaPlex mxdp_45, whole genome shotgun sequence:
- the LOC116769804 gene encoding uncharacterized protein LOC116769804, which translates to MDGNCMNPSNSGNVLRPSNMYSFHSNNPIVHNPGLRQAHMNHFYPPTVFLGLIRNPQDFSQRPVLYTYHQMTHQMAYPMGHQMAYPMAHQMAYPMGHPMAHQMAYPMGHQMAYPMGHQMAYPMGHQMAYPMGHQMAYPMGHQMAYPMGHQMAYPMGHQMAYPMGHQIINQTVRPTSKSDNIEQSINDAMEQGKSPIIIDNISNEILEMKLFVDSGVKFGYIIEVLELETRWARKVQILYKKDSHNVCASLLANIKHMLENPEHNATGSSLLLNYFLQYDPTVTPLNLCPRSRLNGRSPEELGSTYNWPEYAAYENIENVIEMDDNTIDFHRLRVREAIEILDLFLDVHIKILKQLQTGSIVRYRHLVFITGRGVHSQGAPKIKPAVIKRLFERDLSFIIHNPGLLISSVRSDNKLTCEISSAGQDGPPQDP; encoded by the exons ATGGATGGGAATTGTATGAATCCTTCAAATAGTGGAAATGTTCTGAGGCCAAGCAACATGTATTCATTCCATTCCAATAACCCCATAGTGCACAATCCTGGTTTAAGGCAGGCACATATGAACCATTTTTACCCTCCAACTGTTTTTTTGGGACTAATCAGAAATCCACAAGATTTTTCTCAGAGGCCAGTGTTATATACTTATCATCAAATGACTCATCAAATGGCTTATCCAATGGGTCATCAAATGGCTTATCCAATGGCTCATCAAATGGCTTATCCAATGGGTCATCCAATGGCTCATCAAATGGCTTATCCAATGGGTCATCAAATGGCTTATCCAATGGGTCATCAAATGGCTTATCCAATGGGTCATCAAATGGCTTATCCAATGGGTCATCAAATGGCTTATCCAATGGGTCATCAAATGGCTTATCCAATGGGTCATCAAATGGCTTATCCAATGGGTCATCAAATGGCTTATCCAATGGGTCATCAAATCATTAACCAGACAGTGAGACCTACAAGTAAATCTGACAATATAGAGCAAAGCATTAATGATGCTATGGAGCAAGGTAAAAGCCCTATAATCATAGACAACATAAGCAATGAAATCTTGGAGATGAAACTATTTGTAGACAGTGGAGTGAAGTTTGGATATATTATAGAAGTTCTTGAACTTGAGACACGTTGGGCTAGAAAAGTTCAAATACTGTACAAGAAAGATTCGCACAATGTCTGTGCAAGTTTGTTGGCAAATATTAAACACATGCTGGAAAACCCGGAACATAATGCAACAGGGTCATCCTTGCTACTTAACTATTTTTTGCAATATGACCCAACTGTGACACCGCTTAACTTGTGTCCACGATCGCGATTGAATGGAAGATCGCCAGAAGAATTGGGTTCAACTTATAATTGGCCAGAATATGCTGCATATGAAAACATCGAAAAC GTCATCGAAATGGATGACAATACTATAGACTTCCATCGTCTGAGGGTCCGTGAGGCTATAGAGATATTAGACCTCTTCCTAGATGtacatatcaaaattttgaaacaattgCAAACCGGATCCATTGTGAGATATCGACATCTGGTCTTTATAACCGGCAGAGGAGTCCACAGCCAGGGCGCGCCTAAAATAAAACCAGCTGTTATAAAGAGGCTGTTTGAACGCGATTTGAG ttttataatacacaATCCCGGCCTTTTAATAAGTAGCGTAAGGTCTGATAACAAATTGACGTGCGAGATATCTAGTGCCGGTCAAGATGGGCCCCCTCAAGACCCATGA